In the genome of Cupriavidus malaysiensis, one region contains:
- a CDS encoding 2Fe-2S iron-sulfur cluster-binding protein, with translation MSYAVTLEPGGAMFFAEAGEMLLDAALRQGVALAHSCRQGICGACRVQLISGQIDRSAEEPVAMDGAESGEVLCCRASARSDLVLSSTLPTGRQPLPVRKLLGRVAGIRRTGAADVLILSIKLPREAELDFRPGQYVDLTTREGVRRSYSIAQASGRGDCLEFHIRHCPGGRFTDGLFNERESRPGTGHIVQVEGPYGSMWLREADAPVILLASGTGFAPIKAMVEEAMRLGIHRPMRLYWGGRRPADLYMDALCRHWAAAWDGFSYIPVVSDACDADAWQGRTGWVHRAVMEDIADLAAYHVYACGAPIVVESARQDFSRICGLPRGSFFADAFVTAKDLSSGVCAAA, from the coding sequence ATGAGCTATGCGGTAACGCTGGAGCCGGGCGGCGCTATGTTCTTCGCGGAGGCCGGAGAGATGTTGCTGGATGCCGCCCTGCGGCAGGGTGTAGCACTTGCGCACAGTTGCCGCCAGGGCATATGCGGGGCTTGCCGGGTCCAATTGATTTCCGGGCAGATCGATCGAAGCGCGGAGGAGCCTGTGGCAATGGATGGCGCCGAGTCCGGCGAGGTCCTGTGCTGCAGGGCGAGCGCGCGCAGTGACCTGGTGCTGTCGAGCACATTACCCACGGGCAGGCAACCACTGCCGGTCCGCAAGCTGCTCGGGCGCGTTGCCGGGATTCGGCGGACAGGGGCGGCGGATGTACTGATCCTCAGCATCAAGCTGCCGCGCGAGGCGGAGCTTGATTTCCGCCCGGGGCAGTACGTCGATCTGACGACCAGGGAGGGCGTTCGCCGCAGCTACTCCATCGCGCAGGCTTCAGGCAGGGGAGATTGCCTGGAGTTTCACATCCGGCATTGCCCAGGCGGCCGCTTTACCGATGGCCTGTTCAATGAGCGGGAGTCGCGGCCCGGCACCGGCCACATCGTGCAGGTGGAGGGGCCGTACGGCAGTATGTGGTTGCGGGAGGCGGATGCGCCGGTCATCCTGCTGGCAAGTGGCACTGGATTCGCCCCTATCAAGGCCATGGTCGAGGAGGCCATGCGTCTTGGTATCCACCGGCCGATGCGCCTGTATTGGGGGGGGCGTCGACCCGCTGACCTGTACATGGATGCGCTTTGCCGGCATTGGGCAGCGGCATGGGACGGATTTTCCTATATCCCTGTCGTGTCGGACGCTTGCGATGCGGATGCCTGGCAGGGGCGCACCGGATGGGTCCATCGCGCAGTGATGGAGGACATCGCCGATCTGGCGGCCTACCACGTCTATGCTTGCGGTGCGCCGATCGTGGTGGAGAGCGCCCGACAGGACTTCTCCCGGATCTGCGGCTTGCCGCGCGGCAGCTTCTTTGCCGATGCATTCGTTACGGCGAAGGATCTGTCAAGCGGGGTATGCGCTGCGGCTTGA
- a CDS encoding helix-turn-helix transcriptional regulator → MAAKQGTSAQASAARAGFSAIAAIGRPCFWHGGSLWIGESRGRTQWHRHHAHQIAIALRGRFGFRTEPEGDWCGYAGAFVASECTHQFEIDGSATVAHLFVEPESSAGRALTARYPTPAVAELPPDAVRAAARLLRQGLQAGHGARALAGAATAAIAELSGSTPGLERQPDPRLGPALDYIRAHLADTVQLRDVAAAVALSESRFRHLFVAETGSSFRAYVLWLRINLAVEAALSGATWTEAAHLAGFADSAHLTRTHKRMFGIEPTALRARPPANALTST, encoded by the coding sequence GTGGCTGCGAAGCAGGGCACATCCGCGCAAGCATCCGCCGCACGCGCCGGCTTCTCGGCCATCGCGGCCATCGGCCGCCCTTGTTTCTGGCATGGCGGCAGCCTCTGGATCGGTGAAAGCCGGGGCCGCACGCAGTGGCACCGCCACCATGCGCACCAGATCGCCATCGCCCTGCGGGGCCGCTTCGGTTTCCGCACCGAGCCCGAGGGCGACTGGTGCGGCTACGCGGGAGCCTTCGTCGCCAGCGAATGCACGCACCAGTTCGAGATCGACGGCAGCGCCACCGTGGCCCACCTCTTCGTCGAACCCGAGAGCAGCGCCGGACGTGCGCTGACGGCACGCTATCCGACCCCTGCCGTGGCCGAACTGCCGCCGGATGCTGTCCGCGCCGCCGCGCGGCTGCTGCGCCAGGGCCTGCAGGCGGGCCACGGCGCCAGGGCATTGGCCGGTGCCGCCACGGCCGCCATCGCGGAACTGAGCGGCAGCACGCCCGGCCTCGAACGGCAGCCCGACCCGCGCCTGGGCCCGGCGCTGGACTACATCCGCGCGCATCTCGCCGATACCGTCCAGCTGCGTGACGTGGCGGCCGCGGTCGCGCTGTCGGAAAGCCGCTTCCGGCACCTGTTCGTCGCCGAGACCGGCAGTTCCTTCCGCGCCTACGTGCTCTGGCTGCGCATCAACCTCGCCGTCGAAGCCGCGCTGTCCGGCGCGACCTGGACCGAGGCCGCGCATCTGGCGGGCTTCGCGGATTCCGCGCACCTGACCCGGACACACAAGCGCATGTTCGGCATCGAACCGACGGCGTTGCGCGCCAGGCCGCCGGCGAATGCGTTGACGTCGACGTAA
- a CDS encoding FixH family protein, whose product MFKPLAQTVLVSLATACLAACGTPPADLDLSLQHPTAEGRFIVSMVPPAAGAAIRQMHAWQVRVEMPDGRPVQHAAIGFDGGMPQHGHGFPTAPRVTGELAPGVYALEGVKFSMSGWWDMRLAIRAGDLSDTAVFNVIVGDDGLRR is encoded by the coding sequence ATGTTCAAGCCATTGGCGCAGACCGTGCTGGTCTCGCTCGCGACCGCTTGTCTCGCTGCCTGCGGGACGCCACCCGCCGATCTCGATCTTTCGCTCCAGCATCCGACTGCCGAGGGCAGGTTCATCGTCAGCATGGTGCCACCCGCCGCGGGCGCGGCCATCCGCCAGATGCATGCCTGGCAGGTGCGCGTGGAAATGCCCGACGGGCGGCCTGTGCAGCATGCCGCCATCGGCTTCGACGGCGGCATGCCGCAGCACGGCCATGGCTTTCCCACCGCGCCCCGCGTCACCGGCGAGCTTGCGCCGGGCGTCTATGCGCTGGAAGGCGTGAAGTTCAGCATGTCCGGCTGGTGGGACATGCGCCTGGCGATTCGCGCCGGTGACCTCAGCGATACCGCGGTGTTCAACGTCATCGTCGGCGATGACGGATTGCGCCGCTGA